In one window of Polaromonas naphthalenivorans CJ2 DNA:
- a CDS encoding LysR family transcriptional regulator: protein MTKQPSTDARTPHLIELRLWRQFVAVAEELHFSRAAQRLNMTQPPLTQAIAQLEATLGLRLFDRTKRSVQLTAAGAALVPEARDLLARASALPVFARASADGEAGRLRLAFVSTAGFDVLPRWVRAFREQHPKVQLELIEATGDVQLEAIGRGEIDAGFMLHSPGFAPPGLACQLIARESLVVAVPGQSALATKGTLALKDLLDQPLVIFPRRILPSLYDAIFAMYHAAGYLPCVAQEAIQMQTIVNLVSAGIGVAWVPDSVRQFQRPGVVYREPAVAKGQGVPGCETSLVWSACVASPALSRFMAFAPG, encoded by the coding sequence ATGACAAAGCAGCCATCGACAGACGCGCGCACACCCCATTTGATTGAACTTCGGCTCTGGCGGCAGTTTGTCGCCGTGGCCGAAGAGCTTCATTTCAGCCGCGCCGCGCAGCGCCTGAACATGACCCAGCCGCCGCTGACCCAGGCCATTGCCCAGCTGGAGGCGACCCTGGGGCTCAGGCTGTTTGACCGCACCAAGCGCAGCGTGCAACTGACCGCGGCGGGCGCTGCCCTGGTGCCCGAGGCGCGCGACCTGCTGGCCCGCGCCAGCGCCTTGCCGGTTTTTGCGCGCGCCAGCGCCGACGGCGAAGCGGGGCGCTTGCGGCTGGCTTTTGTCTCGACGGCCGGGTTTGATGTGCTGCCGCGCTGGGTTCGCGCCTTTCGGGAGCAGCATCCCAAGGTGCAGCTCGAACTGATCGAGGCGACAGGTGATGTCCAGCTCGAAGCCATTGGGCGCGGTGAAATCGACGCCGGCTTCATGCTGCATTCGCCCGGATTTGCACCGCCCGGCCTGGCCTGCCAGCTGATTGCCCGGGAGTCGCTGGTGGTGGCCGTGCCCGGGCAAAGCGCGCTGGCCACCAAGGGCACGCTCGCGCTGAAGGACTTGCTCGACCAGCCGCTGGTGATTTTTCCGCGCCGCATCCTGCCTTCGCTGTACGACGCCATTTTTGCGATGTACCACGCTGCCGGCTACCTGCCGTGCGTGGCGCAGGAGGCCATCCAGATGCAGACCATCGTCAACCTGGTGTCCGCTGGCATCGGCGTCGCCTGGGTGCCCGACAGTGTGCGGCAGTTTCAACGGCCGGGCGTGGTCTATCGGGAGCCCGCAGTGGCTAAAGGGCAGGGCGTTCCGGGTTGTGAGACCAGCCTGGTGTGGAGCGCCTGCGTTGCCAGTCCTGCGCTGTCGCGGTTCATGGCGTTTGCACCGGGCTAG